The genomic window ATGGGGCATAATCTTGTCTCTTTGGCCGGCTCGTCTATGTCATATAATTTAAAACCGAGATCTAAAAATGACGCCAGCGTCTGTTTGGAATCAGTGTGAAATATCCATTCGCCCTTCGGCCAAAATTCAGTAATTATCTTAGTATTTTTACATTGATCCTTCTGTAAGGTGGAGAGAAATCCTGAAATTACCGCACCTTCCGCTCCCTGCGTATCAATTTTAACAAAATTAATTTTCCCCGCATAATCTTGAAAATAATCATCCAACCGCACGGTTTCAATCTCAACGACCTTACGGACATCGTCCGGCCCGGAATCATATATTCTGTGATCGCCCTTATTAATTTCCGATACATAGAGTTTAGCCGTCTCCGACTTTTCCGAAACGGCCTTCTGAACCAAAACAACATTCTTATACCCATTTATTTCAATATTTTTTTTAAGTAACTCAAAATTAATCGGATCCGGCTCGAAGGCAAAAACTTTTCCTCCCTCCCCCACAAGTCTGGCGAAGATCAAGGTAAAGTATCCGATGTTGGCTCCGATGTCCAAAACCACGTCGTTTTTCCTAACTTCTCTATTTACAATTTCTAATATACAAGGTTCATAAACTTCATTGACCGAAAGGCACAAGCTATCCAAAGAATCCAAAAACATTTTATGACCTTGCACTATGGCAAAATTTGTTCTTAGACAAGAAATTATGAAATAATAAATAGGTCTGATAAAAAATACTGATTTAATACTGTTTCTTTTCTCCGCAGGGATAAGATTGACAAAAAACTTATAAATGGAAAGTAATAGCTTTTTCACATGATTACGGATAACTTCATAAAATTTTAAACAAGGGATCGATAAATCCCGGCCATCTTGCGGGCATACTCTTCAATCGCAAATTTTTTCATTTCGGTCTCACAAGCGTTTTTTAAATTTTTATAAATTATTGGATCATCCAAACTGAACAGGGCGTCGCGAAGTGCGACTGGATTGGCCGGGGTCACCAAAATTCCGGCCCGGCCCACGGTTTCTGGTATGGCGCCACAATAAGTTGAAATTACCGGCGTGCCGGCACTGATGGATTCGGCCAACACATACCCAAATTGTTCCTGCCAGATCGGATTGGGGATGCTGTTTAAGACCAGGCACTTGGCCGCTTTGTAGTAACCCAAAATTTCACTGTATGGAACCTGATCAATAAATAAAAACTTGTCTTCCATGCCCCACTCTTTGATAATTCTCAACATGTTTTCTTTTTCCGGCCCGGTGCTGATGCTTACAAAAATTTTCTTTTCGGGATTGCTGGTTTTGTTCAAGTACATTCTCCAGGCGTACAGAACATCATAAACACCTTTTTCTTTAACCAGCCGGCTGACCATCAGATAAATTTCTTTCCCGGCCAATTGCGGAGGCAGTGGCTTATCTTCAGCGGGTGCGGGAATAACTCCGGGCACGACAATTTCTATATTTTTCTCCGGCACGCCAAAATCCAAAAGCAGCTCGGCCGCATCTCTCGTAGTCGGTAAAAACTTATCGACCCCTTGAGCATTGGCGGAGATTATCTGTCTCAATTTTCTTCGCCAATAAAGAGGCGGCATTTTAAAACCGGGCCAATAATTATATTCAAATCTGCCGAAGCTGTTCTCCCAGACAATAGCCACTACCTTTAGTTTCTTGTTCAATTTTTTTGCCGCCACGGCCTGATAAGTATAGTAATTATAGATCTCACCGACGTGCGCAATATCAAAATTTTGCAGATGCTTCTCCAACCCGAACATTCTTTTGTACTGTCCAAAAAAGTATTTATAAAAATTCTTAAATAAAAAATTATCACTGCTGGCCGGCAATGTAATTGATGGAAAGGGCAAGGATGACTGGTGATAAACATTCTTTTTTGCAAAAAAAACGGTTTGTTCAAAATCCTTGGGGAAATACTCCCAGGCTTTTGTTTCACGATCACCCAAACCATCCCCGCGGATTTGCGCAATCCTTATTTTATTTTCGCTCATAATTTTTAATTACTAGCCGCAAGGCGTTTAATTGGTTACGATATAATGCTGGGCCAGACCCTCTAAACGGCTGAAATTTTCCTTATACCAGGCCAAGGTGCGATCCAAACCCTCGGCAAAAGTAATTTCCGGTTTAAAACCAAGAGCCCTGATCTTACTGGAATCCAAATATTGATTGGGGATCTCAATAAAATTCGGCGCTTTTTCTTGCATAATCGGTTCAATGTCTTTTATTTTTTTACGCAACATATCAATCACCATGGTAACACTGCGGATCTTGTCGCATTTGGATACATCCGCCAATTCCGCTTGCGAGTAAGAACCCAGATTATACGCCGCCCAGCCATAAGTTTCCTTGCCTGATTTGGGCATTAAACTGTTATTTTCTCCATAAATAGATTTTATCTTTTCGGCCGCTAAAAGATACCCGGTGACAACATCTTCAATATAAAGGTATTCTCTCAAAACGTCGGCATTACCAGTGTTAATATGAGGAGGCAGGTCTGAAAGCAAACACATTATGGTCCGCGGTATCAAACGGGAAAAATTCAGATCGCCCGGGCCATACATATTACAAGGCCGCAAAATAACAACCGGTAACTTAAACTGATAAGAATATGTCTGGCTAAGCATGTCCACGCAAACCTTGGACGCGCTATAAACATCCAGCCCGCGCAGGGCGTAATTTTCTCTATAAGGCAAGCTTTCCAAATTATCGTTCGCATGATCCCCATACGACTTATCCGTGGAAGCGATGACCACCCGGGGAATTTTATTAACCCTGGCAACTTCTAAAATATTTAAAGTGCCGGCCACATTGTTTTCAATGGTTGACATCGGCGCATTGCTGGCGTCGCTCACAATAGCCGAAGCGGCCAAGTGAAACATGGTGTCTATCTGATGGCGGTCGCAAATCCTGCGCAAAGCATAATAATCAAGGAGGTCACAATATTCAACATCGGGGGCGCTATCTGCGCCGATTAAATTAAGCATGTTAAACGGACGGGTGTGGCGCACGGTAATAGTTACACAAGCGCCGCAATTCAAAAGCTGTTTTACTAAATTTGATGCTAAAAAACCATCCCCTCCGGTAACAAGAACTCGTTTGCCATGCCAAAAATCTTTTCGTTCCATAGTTATAATTTGTATTTAAAGTAGAGAACATCGCCGGTAGTGCTAAAATTTGTTCTATTCTTCCAGAAGTAATCCCAGGTGCACGAAATGTTATTTTTACACAGGTCCATAATGGTGAAAAGGGTCGCGTAACGCAGGGTGCTTTGGATGATGTATGGCGTAATCATAGCCAAAACGACCATGCCCACGGCAATATGTCTGTACCAGCGGCCTTTCATATATACCCTATAAATGCCATAGCAGGCAATAGGGACAAAAAACCAGGCGGAAATAAATACTGTCCGGGCGACAAACAGCGACCACAGGTAATAAGACATGCTTGAAGGTATAACCGCCAATAGATAAATTTTTATGTTTCTATCAAGCGTCCGCCAATTTTTAATCAGAAAGTATAAACCAACTATAATAAACAGCCACAAAATGTTATAGGTGCTGGCATGGACGCCAAACCATTTGAACAGGGTGTAATTGTCCGTCGTGTATGTTTGCCAGTTGAATGTAAACCATTGCAGGGAGCTGTAATGAATGGCGCTCCCCCGAAACGAGTTAACAATGATTGTCGCCAGCGGAAAAACAGAAAATCTGATAAAATTAAACGCTCTTTCTTTCCAGGAAACTTTATCAAGCAGAAATAAAATACCGACAAACAGCGCGCCCATGCAACCGCTTTCCTTTGTCAGTACCCCAAAAGCCACCGCGATGCCGCCTAAAAAAAGCCAATTCTTATTTTTAGTATTTTCCCACCATCTCCAGCCGGCGTATATGGTGAGTAAAAACCAGAAATAACCGCCAATATCCTGAACCTGGGTCAAACCGTAACGTACCATGGCGTATCCACTTATCACAATCAGGGCAGAAGTGAAGCCGATGAAATTACTTTTAAATACCCGTCTGATCAGACCATAAGTTAAAAACACGAGGCCGTAATAAAAAATGATATTGGTCATGATTAAACCCTGTTCCGCGGTCAAAAATCTGAAAATGGTCGCGCCCATTACCGCATAAAAGGGATTAAGATACCGGGCCGGGACGAAAAAGAAAAACGACATGTGTTCACCTCGAAAAAATCTGATGAATTCAATAAAACTGTAAGTGTCGTTGTTTGGGTGAAAACCATACAACGCGGCGAATAGGGCCAAGTTCAGAGAAGCCAACAAAAAGAGCCAAATAAGTATTTTATGTTTCTCAATTTTTTCTAACATAATAAAAAATTATTTTATATTTTTATTCTATATTTTAATAATGTCCAAATTGCGACTAACTCATCACGCCAACAAATTTTCTTGCCTTCTGCCTTATGCCGGGGCCGGTAGGAAATAGGCACTTCCGAGATTTTTATTCCGCGCAGGGCCGTAAGCGCGGTCACTTCGGGGCAGAACTCAAAACGGCGGCAATGCAAATCTAAATTTTTTAGAAAATCGGTTTTAAACATTTTATAACAAGTCGGCTCGTCGGTTAATTTTTGTCCGTATAATAGGTTGGCTAAAATCGTGAGCAACCATCCACCAAAATAATACAACAGTCCTGAATATTGTGTATTTTCTTCTTTTAGGCGTCTTGAACCATAAAGAACCAACAACCCCTCGCTGATCATTTTTTCCATCATCGGTTTAAAATCACTTGGATCATACTCCAAATCAGCATCTTGGATCACAACATAATCGCCGGTGGCTTCTTTTAATCCGCTTCGAATCGCCGCCCCCTTTCCCTGGTTCTGGTCATGAAAAAGCACTCTGCCCCAGCCATTTGAACTCTTAAGAAATTCGCGCGTCCCGTCCACGGAGCAATCATCAACAATAATTATTTCTTTTTCAACGCCGGCCAAATCCAAATCACTCAATTTTGTTAAAATCTCGGTGATGGTACTTTTTTCGTTATAAACCGGAACGATTACTGAAAGCTTCACAGGCCTTTAAAATATCGTGTAAATAAAGGGCGCGAGCGGCGAGGTCTGGGCAAAAACCAAAAGAACACCAAACAAAATCAAAATAATTAAAATTGGCGCCAGCCACCAGGCCTTTCTGATTTTTAAAAAATTCCAGAGCTGCTTTAACATGTTGATCATAAAATTATTTACTAGCCCGAAGGGCGTTTAAAAGCTTATTTATAAAAAGAATCAAAAATAAATTTCGCTAATACATCGGATACCACATCGTGTCCACCTTGTGAAAAGTGCCCCCACCCATTTTTATACATCTCCTTGCCGTCAGATACTTCTTTCTCCATTGTTTCCCGTAAATTTATCATTTTTATCGAAGGATCTAATCCGGCAATTAATCTGTCTTCAAATGCCTTTGGATTAAAATCAACATTTTTTAATCCGGGATACTGATCGAGGTATGAATTTAATACATTTTTATCAACCGTCATGCCTTGCGGAATAAACATGAGCGCGAACTTAACGCCATCTTTGTCCAGCTGTTTTTTTAAATTATCCAGAAGATCAATACTAAATTGTAAATACTTCGAACGCTGCTCATCCAACGGAGTAATGTAATAATAATCATCATAAGGAATAACCAGTCCATTTTCACCCTTAGCCGGCGGACGATATAAACCGAATTTAACGGCAAAATCATACAATACCGGACTGCCCCTTACTATCCGATCAAAAAACCTGATAATGGCTGACATTCTGTATATCCTATCCTTAACTGATACAAAGTTATTTATCTGTGTTGAGGCGTATTGAGGAAAAGTGTTCCATGATTCTTTTGAAGCCAACATCGCATCCTTGTATTTGTAGCTATAACTATTATCAGTAGCGTCATTTTGAAGATAAAAAGCTAAAACCACGACATCGGGATGATATTTTTGGGCGTACTTTTCATAATATTTCATCTGGTCCACTGTTCCCGTACCGCCAATACCGAAGTTTAATACTTCAACTTTATTGTATGTTGAACTGGGATTTGTAAAAAGTAAATCTTGAAATTTTTTGCTTAATTGATATACAAAAGTTCTATTGTAATCGACCCCGGTCGCCTCAACATACGAATCTCCCAAAACCACGATTCGCAAGGTGCCGCTGGCCTTTTCTTCGCTAAAATCATCACCTAAAAATCCTAAACTATTAGATTTAACATGGAAATATTTTAATTCTTCATTATCAAACAAGTTCCTGTCTAAATTTGGTTTCAAAACCGCCATGCCGTCTTTGTTTATTCTCCAAATTGAGACATAAGTTTGAGTTTCAAAGAGGTGGAGAATACATTCAATCGCGACCAAGGTCAGTAAAACCGAAATAATCAAAGTTAGCCACCTTTTTTTAGTTTCGCTCATAAATTAAGTAAAAATATGCCTATATTGTAGCACTTAAAAACGCTTTCTGTCAATTAATCAAGTTTAAATTTGCCCAAATAAGTTCTCATTTTTTCCTCATCCACCAGATGCTGGTTGTCTTTCTTGGAAATCAGATAATTACCCAGAACCAGATAGTCCATGAAGGTGTTTAAAAACGTGCTCAACGCGTCTTTGGGCGACATCACTATGGGCTCGCCGCGGACATTAAAGGAGGTATTGATAATAACCGGACAACCGGTTTTTTGGTAAAAGGCGTTAATTATATCGTAATAACGCGGATTCTGCGCTCTGCTGACCGACTGGATGCGGGCCGAATTATCAACATGAGTGATGGCCGGGATGTCCGTTCTCTTTACCTGTGCGACCAAAAGCATATAGGGCGTCGGGTATTTTATGTCAAAACATTCGCTGTTTTTATCCTCAAGCACGGTCGGCGCGAACGGCCGGAAACTCTCCCTGAATTTGATTTTCAAATTCACCTTCTGCCAATTTTCCTTGTTGCGGGCGTCAGCGATGATTGAGCGATTGCCCAAAGCGCGCGGGCCGTATTCCATGCGCCCACCAAAAAGCCCGATGACATTACTGCCGGTAATTAAATCAGAAATCTTATCAATCAGCTCGCTGTCATTTAAATATTGATACTTAATTTTTTCGTTATCAAGGAAATTTTTAATTTCTTCATTACTGTATTCCGGACCCAAGTAAGCGTTGACCATTACCTTCTGGTTCGACGGCGGGAACTGGTGACTCAAAACCTGGTAATAAACATACAGAGCACTGCCGACCGCGCCACCGGCGTCGCCTGAAGCCGGCTGGATGTATAAATTCTCAAACCAGCCCTTCTCCAAGATTTTGCCATTGGCCACGCAGTTTAAAGCCACCCCGCCGGCCATGCACAAATTTTTTGACGGGTGCACTTGCCGGGCATGGTCAACAATTTTTAAAACGATTTCATTGGTGATCTTCTGCAAAGCCGCGGCAATATCTTTTTCGCGCTGGGTCGGGGCCGTGCCGAATTTTACAGCCGGACCGCCGAAAAGCTGGTCAAAATTCTTATTGGTCATGCGTAAACCAGCTTCATAGGAAAAATACTTCATGTTCAATTTAAAACTGCCGTCGTCTTTAACTGCAACCAATTCTTTAAATTTATCGTAATATTTTTCCGGATCTCCGTATGGAGCCAAGCCCATTACTTTATATTCGGCGCTATTAACTTTAAAACCTAAATAGTAGGTCAAAGCCGAATAAAGAAGGCCTAAAGAATCCGGGAACTCAATAGTTTCTGTCAGTGTCAGTTTATTGCCTTGGCCATAGCCGATGGTGGTGGTATCATACTCACCCACTCCATCCATCGTAACCACCACCGCGTCCTCAAAATCAGAACAATAATAGGCGCTGGCCGCGTGCGCGTAGTGATGCTCGGTAAACAAAATTTCGCCCTTGTACCCGCCCAGGGCTTTTCTGATCCGGCTTTCGACCCAAAGTTTACTTTTGACAAACACCATTATTGCTTTGAGAAAGGAAATAAACCCTCGCGGCCAGGTGTTGATGTAGGTTTTGAGCAGGCGTTCAAATTTTAAAAGCGGCTTCTCATAAAAAACCACGTAATCGAGACGATTGACTTCTACGCCCCCGGCCTTAAGACAATAGTCCACCGCGTTCTTCGGCAAATCAGAATCATGTTTTACGCGCGTAAAACGCTCTTCGTGGGCCGCCGCGATTACTACCCCATTTTTGATCAAAGCCGCGGCTGAATCATGATAGTCAAACGAAAGCCCCAGAATGTAAATATCCTGCTCGTTTATGTTAAAT from Patescibacteria group bacterium includes these protein-coding regions:
- a CDS encoding FkbM family methyltransferase, translating into MKKLLLSIYKFFVNLIPAEKRNSIKSVFFIRPIYYFIISCLRTNFAIVQGHKMFLDSLDSLCLSVNEVYEPCILEIVNREVRKNDVVLDIGANIGYFTLIFARLVGEGGKVFAFEPDPINFELLKKNIEINGYKNVVLVQKAVSEKSETAKLYVSEINKGDHRIYDSGPDDVRKVVEIETVRLDDYFQDYAGKINFVKIDTQGAEGAVISGFLSTLQKDQCKNTKIITEFWPKGEWIFHTDSKQTLASFLDLGFKLYDIDEPAKETRLCPIEHFLNKYTVELDNGTNIFCVRE
- a CDS encoding glycosyltransferase family 4 protein gives rise to the protein MSENKIRIAQIRGDGLGDRETKAWEYFPKDFEQTVFFAKKNVYHQSSLPFPSITLPASSDNFLFKNFYKYFFGQYKRMFGLEKHLQNFDIAHVGEIYNYYTYQAVAAKKLNKKLKVVAIVWENSFGRFEYNYWPGFKMPPLYWRRKLRQIISANAQGVDKFLPTTRDAAELLLDFGVPEKNIEIVVPGVIPAPAEDKPLPPQLAGKEIYLMVSRLVKEKGVYDVLYAWRMYLNKTSNPEKKIFVSISTGPEKENMLRIIKEWGMEDKFLFIDQVPYSEILGYYKAAKCLVLNSIPNPIWQEQFGYVLAESISAGTPVISTYCGAIPETVGRAGILVTPANPVALRDALFSLDDPIIYKNLKNACETEMKKFAIEEYARKMAGIYRSLV
- a CDS encoding NAD-dependent epimerase/dehydratase family protein, which translates into the protein MERKDFWHGKRVLVTGGDGFLASNLVKQLLNCGACVTITVRHTRPFNMLNLIGADSAPDVEYCDLLDYYALRRICDRHQIDTMFHLAASAIVSDASNAPMSTIENNVAGTLNILEVARVNKIPRVVIASTDKSYGDHANDNLESLPYRENYALRGLDVYSASKVCVDMLSQTYSYQFKLPVVILRPCNMYGPGDLNFSRLIPRTIMCLLSDLPPHINTGNADVLREYLYIEDVVTGYLLAAEKIKSIYGENNSLMPKSGKETYGWAAYNLGSYSQAELADVSKCDKIRSVTMVIDMLRKKIKDIEPIMQEKAPNFIEIPNQYLDSSKIRALGFKPEITFAEGLDRTLAWYKENFSRLEGLAQHYIVTN
- a CDS encoding phospholipid carrier-dependent glycosyltransferase, with the translated sequence MLEKIEKHKILIWLFLLASLNLALFAALYGFHPNNDTYSFIEFIRFFRGEHMSFFFFVPARYLNPFYAVMGATIFRFLTAEQGLIMTNIIFYYGLVFLTYGLIRRVFKSNFIGFTSALIVISGYAMVRYGLTQVQDIGGYFWFLLTIYAGWRWWENTKNKNWLFLGGIAVAFGVLTKESGCMGALFVGILFLLDKVSWKERAFNFIRFSVFPLATIIVNSFRGSAIHYSSLQWFTFNWQTYTTDNYTLFKWFGVHASTYNILWLFIIVGLYFLIKNWRTLDRNIKIYLLAVIPSSMSYYLWSLFVARTVFISAWFFVPIACYGIYRVYMKGRWYRHIAVGMVVLAMITPYIIQSTLRYATLFTIMDLCKNNISCTWDYFWKNRTNFSTTGDVLYFKYKL
- a CDS encoding glycosyltransferase family 2 protein encodes the protein MKLSVIVPVYNEKSTITEILTKLSDLDLAGVEKEIIIVDDCSVDGTREFLKSSNGWGRVLFHDQNQGKGAAIRSGLKEATGDYVVIQDADLEYDPSDFKPMMEKMISEGLLVLYGSRRLKEENTQYSGLLYYFGGWLLTILANLLYGQKLTDEPTCYKMFKTDFLKNLDLHCRRFEFCPEVTALTALRGIKISEVPISYRPRHKAEGKKICWRDELVAIWTLLKYRIKI
- a CDS encoding DUF5989 family protein, which produces MINMLKQLWNFLKIRKAWWLAPILIILILFGVLLVFAQTSPLAPFIYTIF
- a CDS encoding SGNH/GDSL hydrolase family protein, which gives rise to MSETKKRWLTLIISVLLTLVAIECILHLFETQTYVSIWRINKDGMAVLKPNLDRNLFDNEELKYFHVKSNSLGFLGDDFSEEKASGTLRIVVLGDSYVEATGVDYNRTFVYQLSKKFQDLLFTNPSSTYNKVEVLNFGIGGTGTVDQMKYYEKYAQKYHPDVVVLAFYLQNDATDNSYSYKYKDAMLASKESWNTFPQYASTQINNFVSVKDRIYRMSAIIRFFDRIVRGSPVLYDFAVKFGLYRPPAKGENGLVIPYDDYYYITPLDEQRSKYLQFSIDLLDNLKKQLDKDGVKFALMFIPQGMTVDKNVLNSYLDQYPGLKNVDFNPKAFEDRLIAGLDPSIKMINLRETMEKEVSDGKEMYKNGWGHFSQGGHDVVSDVLAKFIFDSFYK
- a CDS encoding carbamoyltransferase; amino-acid sequence: MNEFNINEQDIYILGLSFDYHDSAAALIKNGVVIAAAHEERFTRVKHDSDLPKNAVDYCLKAGGVEVNRLDYVVFYEKPLLKFERLLKTYINTWPRGFISFLKAIMVFVKSKLWVESRIRKALGGYKGEILFTEHHYAHAASAYYCSDFEDAVVVTMDGVGEYDTTTIGYGQGNKLTLTETIEFPDSLGLLYSALTYYLGFKVNSAEYKVMGLAPYGDPEKYYDKFKELVAVKDDGSFKLNMKYFSYEAGLRMTNKNFDQLFGGPAVKFGTAPTQREKDIAAALQKITNEIVLKIVDHARQVHPSKNLCMAGGVALNCVANGKILEKGWFENLYIQPASGDAGGAVGSALYVYYQVLSHQFPPSNQKVMVNAYLGPEYSNEEIKNFLDNEKIKYQYLNDSELIDKISDLITGSNVIGLFGGRMEYGPRALGNRSIIADARNKENWQKVNLKIKFRESFRPFAPTVLEDKNSECFDIKYPTPYMLLVAQVKRTDIPAITHVDNSARIQSVSRAQNPRYYDIINAFYQKTGCPVIINTSFNVRGEPIVMSPKDALSTFLNTFMDYLVLGNYLISKKDNQHLVDEEKMRTYLGKFKLD